Proteins encoded together in one Marispirochaeta sp. window:
- a CDS encoding ATP-binding protein, with the protein MPEVPLIELKNISLSYGDIPALRDISLSLLPGEVHGIVGEHGAGKSSLGKVISGVVRPQAGALYFQGKPYGNTSLKKVMKLGIQMVYQHTPLIEDFTVIKNLYFAHQPSAFFRRKQLNKITAEVNDLKNKYGIAIETNARVQDLNLSDKAVVDIIKHVISNPYLLILDEALEKIETKNLGPVIELLHALKDNGMSILFITHRIDDLFEFADRVSIIRNGTVLLSEYVYNIDKINLIRMTYTQINKKKYPGVYSQEFYRLLKYNEAILRKLPINLIVIDTSERVRLVNEYCKKYFGIDDNTNIDITLDQIIDRGSESFRSAMQSAIKKRSEEVFYHLPLRMGNREIVTNLRVLPIFDKHSFIGSIIIIEDITEYDKLQKQYILSEKLASVGLLSAGVAHEINNPLEIMLNQLNYIKLSFQNQELTSLIDDVKEEVTFIAKIVRNLLSFTDNHKIEEEIIEINQLINEVLRFIRFSANKRSVQITVDNDPAPLFIKANTDEIRQVFLNLVKNSFEAMPNGGDIRITIRFKKISSKRYVEIRHRDTGPGIQTENPDDIFLPFFTTKGNDGLNNGLGLSVSYGIVTKYNGIIQAENAPDEGCIFIVRLPLQQPDSKD; encoded by the coding sequence ATGCCTGAAGTACCTTTAATAGAACTGAAAAACATCAGTCTCTCCTACGGTGATATACCCGCGCTACGGGATATCAGCTTAAGTTTGCTTCCCGGTGAGGTACACGGAATTGTAGGGGAACATGGCGCCGGAAAATCATCCCTGGGAAAAGTAATCAGTGGTGTGGTTCGCCCTCAAGCAGGTGCCCTCTACTTTCAGGGAAAACCCTACGGCAATACGTCGTTAAAAAAAGTGATGAAACTCGGCATTCAGATGGTGTATCAGCATACACCGTTAATTGAAGATTTTACAGTCATAAAGAATCTCTACTTTGCGCATCAACCATCTGCTTTCTTCAGACGCAAACAGTTAAATAAAATAACCGCGGAAGTGAATGACCTGAAAAATAAGTATGGAATTGCCATAGAGACAAATGCCCGAGTTCAGGATTTAAATCTGTCAGACAAGGCAGTAGTTGATATCATCAAACACGTAATTTCAAATCCCTATCTGTTGATACTGGACGAAGCCTTGGAGAAAATTGAAACAAAAAATTTAGGCCCGGTAATCGAGTTGCTCCACGCACTGAAAGATAATGGCATGTCCATACTCTTTATTACTCACAGAATTGATGACCTTTTTGAATTTGCTGACAGAGTGAGCATCATAAGAAACGGTACTGTACTGTTAAGTGAATATGTCTACAACATAGACAAGATCAACCTGATTAGAATGACGTACACACAGATCAACAAAAAAAAATATCCCGGGGTATACAGTCAGGAATTTTATCGTCTGCTAAAATACAATGAAGCAATTTTACGTAAACTACCGATAAATCTTATAGTAATAGACACAAGCGAACGAGTAAGATTGGTAAACGAGTACTGTAAAAAGTATTTTGGCATTGATGACAACACGAATATAGACATAACACTCGATCAAATCATTGACCGCGGTTCTGAGTCCTTTCGCTCAGCCATGCAAAGCGCGATTAAAAAACGAAGCGAAGAGGTCTTTTATCACCTTCCGCTACGCATGGGAAATCGTGAGATCGTAACGAATCTGCGGGTATTGCCTATTTTCGATAAGCACTCGTTTATTGGTTCTATCATAATAATTGAAGATATTACAGAATACGATAAATTACAAAAACAGTATATCTTATCGGAAAAGCTTGCTTCTGTCGGCTTGCTCTCTGCCGGAGTTGCCCATGAAATAAACAATCCCCTTGAGATAATGCTTAATCAGCTAAACTATATAAAGCTGTCTTTTCAAAACCAGGAACTGACAAGCTTGATAGATGATGTAAAAGAAGAGGTTACCTTCATCGCCAAAATTGTGAGGAACCTTCTATCCTTTACAGACAATCACAAGATTGAAGAAGAGATCATAGAAATCAATCAACTTATAAACGAAGTTCTTCGCTTTATTCGGTTTTCTGCAAATAAGCGCTCAGTACAGATCACTGTGGATAACGATCCAGCTCCTCTTTTTATAAAAGCTAATACCGATGAAATACGCCAGGTTTTTTTGAATCTTGTTAAGAACAGTTTCGAAGCAATGCCCAATGGTGGCGATATCAGGATTACAATACGCTTTAAAAAGATCAGCAGCAAAAGATATGTGGAGATTCGTCACAGAGACACTGGTCCTGGAATTCAGACAGAAAACCCTGACGATATCTTTCTCCCATTTTTTACTACAAAGGGTAACGATGGATTAAACAATGGGCTGGGTCTGTCTGTTAGTTATGGAATTGTTACAAAATACAATGGGATAATACAAGCGGAAAATGCTCCCGATGAAGGTTGCATCTTTATCGTCAGATTACCGCTGCAGCAACCCGATTCAAAGGACTAA